The following proteins come from a genomic window of Kitasatospora sp. NBC_01246:
- a CDS encoding universal stress protein, whose protein sequence is MTRQPDGRIVVGVDGSPLSLAAVRWAARLAAVTGGPLEAVTVWEFPCLLGEHGLVPPALDGFGPERHAARILDETLAAALSSAGPAAGPSAVRRHLKAGAPGPALTGAAEGAAVLVLGSRGRAAPPGAALGTVTQYCVHHAPCTVVVVR, encoded by the coding sequence ATGACCCGGCAGCCGGACGGCAGGATCGTGGTCGGTGTGGACGGCTCCCCGCTCTCCCTCGCCGCCGTCCGCTGGGCCGCCCGGCTCGCCGCCGTCACCGGCGGCCCGCTGGAGGCGGTGACCGTCTGGGAGTTCCCCTGCCTGCTGGGCGAGCACGGCCTCGTCCCGCCCGCCCTGGACGGCTTCGGCCCCGAGCGGCACGCCGCGCGGATCCTCGACGAGACCCTGGCCGCCGCGCTGTCCTCCGCCGGACCCGCGGCCGGGCCCTCCGCCGTCCGGCGCCACCTCAAGGCCGGCGCGCCCGGTCCGGCACTGACCGGCGCCGCCGAGGGCGCCGCCGTGCTCGTCCTCGGCAGCCGTGGCCGCGCCGCGCCGCCCGGCGCCGCCCTCGGCACCGTCACCCAGTACTGCGTGCACCACGCCCCGTGCACCGTCGTGGTGGTCAGGTGA
- a CDS encoding peptidase: MRTSTTRAALAALALLPALVLAAPAASAASPSPSASASGTPAPATKAGTSFLTAINLAPGQDANVAASTGDYLYWAFGASEGQTATVGLTVGLAPSADRHGPQTWSVEVFDGLRRRQSCTAGTQNATADPAAASLALSCTLREVRSWAEPWSGDPLPGTYYVRLSLADAPQPDLGLAASVQLHVSAKGDADNAQPEGGELKAPLVPPVGGGAATAKAAAPEEAEEHWYTGWFSGWNSRWFWTLAGGVLAALAGVAGYTLTRHPHGRRPARYGSVPPQAGAPQPGPYAGSGQP, encoded by the coding sequence ATGCGTACCTCGACGACCCGCGCCGCGCTCGCCGCGCTCGCCCTGCTCCCCGCCCTGGTGCTGGCGGCCCCCGCGGCCTCCGCCGCCTCACCGTCCCCCTCCGCCAGCGCGAGCGGGACGCCCGCCCCGGCCACCAAGGCCGGAACGTCCTTCCTGACCGCCATCAACCTGGCCCCCGGCCAGGACGCCAACGTCGCCGCCTCCACCGGCGACTACCTGTACTGGGCGTTCGGCGCCTCCGAGGGCCAGACCGCGACGGTCGGCCTGACCGTCGGCCTGGCCCCCTCCGCCGACCGGCACGGCCCGCAGACCTGGAGCGTCGAGGTGTTCGACGGGCTGCGCCGCCGCCAGTCCTGCACCGCCGGCACCCAGAACGCCACCGCCGACCCGGCCGCCGCCTCGCTCGCGCTCAGCTGCACGCTGCGCGAGGTCCGCTCCTGGGCCGAGCCATGGTCCGGGGACCCGCTGCCCGGCACCTACTACGTACGGCTCTCGCTCGCCGACGCCCCGCAGCCGGACCTCGGCCTCGCCGCCTCCGTCCAGCTGCACGTCAGCGCCAAGGGCGACGCCGACAACGCCCAGCCGGAGGGCGGGGAGCTGAAGGCCCCGCTGGTCCCGCCGGTCGGCGGCGGCGCCGCGACCGCCAAGGCGGCCGCCCCCGAGGAGGCCGAGGAGCACTGGTACACCGGCTGGTTCTCCGGCTGGAACAGCCGGTGGTTCTGGACCCTGGCCGGCGGCGTGCTGGCGGCCCTCGCCGGGGTCGCCGGCTACACCCTCACCCGCCACCCGCACGGCCGCCGGCCGGCCCGCTACGGCTCCGTGCCGCCGCAGGCCGGTGCCCCGCAGCCGGGCCCGTACGCGGGCTCGGGCCAGCCCTGA
- a CDS encoding VWA domain-containing protein, with product MTTGRRPKARLGSLLAALAITGGALLSGLPAHADEPSAGNAGKEAPRVDLVLDVSGSMRATDIQGKSRIAVAQQSLNEVIDALPPETDFGIRTLGANVPGEADKAQGCLDTKQLFPVGKTNKVEAKTAVATLRPTGWTPIGLALRGAAQDLGKGETTRRVVLITDGEDSCAPPDPCDVARELAAQGIHLVIDTLGLAHDDKTRQQLLCIANATGGTYTDVRTQEQLTDKVKQLVDRSNDTYTVAPVKTAGTDKCESAPVLTPGVYSDREKFSEHRVYRVPVKAGQELRASVSVALDRGVARDYGVLLQATSATGQELVRGTDAGSGRTDVISTGLRWSTDDSKGYASATPSASPSGKPETTVCLVVSNSLAALPGVQADPGLPLELTVDLSAASPAPDGPAMGLGRGWILLLVLTLAGLLTGLLFGWIARWRIAVWREN from the coding sequence GTGACTACCGGACGACGCCCGAAGGCCAGGCTCGGCAGCCTGCTGGCCGCCCTGGCGATAACAGGCGGCGCGCTGCTCAGCGGCCTGCCCGCCCATGCCGACGAACCATCAGCCGGCAACGCCGGCAAGGAAGCCCCCCGGGTCGACCTCGTCCTGGACGTCAGCGGCTCGATGCGAGCCACCGACATCCAGGGCAAGAGCCGCATCGCGGTGGCCCAGCAATCCCTGAACGAGGTGATCGACGCCCTGCCCCCGGAGACCGACTTCGGCATCCGCACGCTGGGCGCCAACGTCCCCGGCGAGGCCGACAAGGCCCAGGGCTGCCTGGACACCAAGCAGCTCTTCCCGGTCGGCAAGACCAACAAGGTCGAGGCCAAGACCGCGGTCGCCACCCTGCGCCCGACCGGCTGGACCCCGATCGGCCTGGCCCTGCGCGGTGCCGCGCAGGACCTCGGCAAGGGCGAGACCACCCGCCGGGTGGTGCTGATCACCGACGGCGAGGACTCCTGCGCCCCGCCGGACCCGTGCGACGTGGCCCGTGAACTCGCCGCCCAGGGCATCCACCTGGTGATCGACACCCTCGGCCTGGCGCACGACGACAAGACCCGCCAGCAGTTGCTCTGCATCGCCAACGCGACCGGCGGCACCTACACCGACGTCCGCACCCAGGAGCAGCTCACCGACAAGGTGAAGCAGCTGGTGGACCGCTCCAACGACACCTACACGGTGGCGCCGGTCAAGACGGCGGGCACCGACAAGTGCGAGAGCGCGCCCGTCCTCACCCCCGGTGTCTACAGCGACCGGGAGAAGTTCTCCGAGCACCGGGTCTACCGCGTCCCGGTCAAGGCCGGGCAGGAGCTGCGCGCCTCGGTCAGCGTCGCCCTGGACCGCGGTGTCGCCCGTGACTACGGCGTCCTGCTCCAGGCCACCAGCGCCACCGGCCAGGAACTGGTCCGCGGCACCGACGCCGGCAGCGGCCGGACCGACGTGATCTCCACCGGTCTGCGCTGGTCCACCGACGACTCCAAGGGCTACGCCTCCGCGACGCCGTCCGCCTCGCCGAGCGGCAAGCCGGAGACCACCGTCTGCCTGGTCGTCAGCAACTCGCTGGCCGCCCTGCCCGGCGTCCAGGCCGACCCCGGCCTGCCGCTGGAGCTGACGGTCGACCTGTCCGCCGCCTCGCCCGCCCCGGACGGCCCGGCGATGGGTCTCGGCCGCGGCTGGATCCTGCTGCTGGTGCTCACCCTGGCCGGCCTGCTGACCGGCCTGCTGTTCGGCTGGATCGCACGCTGGCGGATCGCTGTCTGGCGGGAGAACTGA
- a CDS encoding DUF1269 domain-containing protein, producing MSNLFAIAYPDLATAQAVRNEAVGLQTQKLIDLEDAVVVERREDGRIKLHQQVSTTGAGAASGALWGGVIGLLFFMPLLGAAVGGAAGAAVGASTDIGVDDDFMREVAEHLQPGTAAVFLLVRRATADKVVPALARYGGRIIQTSLSAGAEAELRATVEASRVQPAPASAPASA from the coding sequence ATGAGCAATCTCTTCGCGATCGCCTACCCGGATCTGGCCACCGCCCAGGCGGTGCGCAACGAGGCGGTCGGACTGCAGACCCAGAAGCTGATCGACCTGGAGGACGCGGTCGTCGTGGAACGCCGCGAGGACGGCAGGATCAAGCTGCACCAGCAGGTCAGCACCACGGGTGCGGGCGCCGCCTCGGGAGCGCTCTGGGGCGGCGTCATCGGTCTGCTGTTCTTCATGCCGCTGCTCGGCGCGGCGGTGGGCGGCGCCGCCGGCGCGGCGGTCGGCGCCTCCACCGACATCGGGGTGGACGACGACTTCATGCGCGAGGTCGCCGAGCACCTCCAGCCGGGCACCGCCGCGGTGTTCCTGCTGGTCCGCCGGGCCACGGCCGACAAGGTCGTGCCGGCGCTGGCCCGCTACGGCGGCCGGATCATCCAGACCTCGCTCTCCGCCGGGGCCGAGGCCGAACTCAGGGCCACCGTCGAGGCGTCCCGGGTGCAGCCCGCCCCGGCCTCCGCCCCGGCCTCCGCCTGA
- a CDS encoding FtsW/RodA/SpoVE family cell cycle protein encodes MTRTAGRPRRTVRTRRNTELALVLAAVLIAVLGYAEVGVNIDGTVPADAAEYGAALGVLALLAHAVVRWRARYADPLPLPIGVLLNGIGLVVIYRLDRATPGGGAAPTQLLWSTLGVALFIAVVVLLRDHKRLRRYAYIGALVALVLLVLPIFFPPVYGSRIWITVGPLSFQPGEFAKILLAVFFAAYLAVHRDALALTGRRVLGFQLPRGRVLGPVLLIWAAFVGVLVLETDLGTSLLFFGLFVVMLYVATARSGWIAIGLFLAAVAAVGVGWLSPHVHSRVNDWLDPLGSIAEGRGANQIAQSLFAFAWGGELGSGLGNGHSVLIGFAAKSDFILATIGEELGLTGLIALFLLYALLVARGFRTGIALRDPFGRLLAIGLASIVGLQVFVVAGGVLDLIPLTGMTLPFVAQGGSSVVTNWIIVALLVRMSDIARRPSAGEV; translated from the coding sequence GTGACGAGAACCGCCGGCCGGCCCCGCCGGACGGTGCGGACCCGGCGCAACACCGAGCTCGCGCTGGTCCTGGCCGCCGTGCTGATCGCCGTCCTCGGCTACGCCGAGGTCGGGGTCAACATCGACGGCACGGTCCCCGCCGACGCGGCCGAGTACGGCGCCGCGCTCGGCGTGCTCGCGCTGCTGGCGCACGCCGTGGTGCGCTGGCGGGCGCGGTACGCCGATCCGCTGCCGCTGCCGATCGGCGTGCTGCTCAACGGGATCGGACTGGTCGTCATCTACCGGCTGGACCGGGCCACTCCCGGCGGCGGCGCGGCCCCCACCCAGCTGCTCTGGTCCACGCTCGGGGTGGCGCTGTTCATCGCGGTGGTGGTGCTGCTGCGCGACCACAAGCGGCTGCGGCGCTACGCGTACATCGGCGCCCTGGTGGCGCTGGTGCTGCTGGTGCTGCCGATCTTCTTCCCGCCGGTGTACGGCTCGCGGATCTGGATCACCGTCGGACCGCTCTCGTTCCAGCCGGGCGAGTTCGCCAAGATCCTGCTGGCGGTCTTCTTCGCCGCCTACCTGGCGGTCCACCGGGACGCGCTGGCGCTGACCGGCCGCCGGGTGCTCGGGTTCCAGCTGCCGCGCGGGCGGGTGCTCGGGCCGGTCCTGCTGATCTGGGCGGCCTTCGTGGGCGTCCTCGTCCTGGAGACCGACCTCGGCACCTCGCTGCTCTTCTTCGGCCTCTTCGTGGTCATGCTCTACGTGGCGACCGCGCGCAGCGGGTGGATCGCCATCGGGCTGTTCCTGGCCGCGGTGGCCGCGGTCGGGGTCGGCTGGCTCTCGCCGCACGTGCACAGCCGGGTCAACGACTGGCTGGACCCGCTCGGCTCGATCGCCGAGGGGCGGGGCGCCAACCAGATCGCCCAGTCGCTGTTCGCCTTCGCCTGGGGCGGGGAGCTGGGCAGCGGCCTCGGCAACGGGCACTCCGTGCTGATCGGGTTCGCGGCCAAGTCCGACTTCATCCTCGCGACCATCGGCGAGGAGCTGGGGCTGACCGGGCTGATCGCACTGTTCCTGCTGTACGCGCTGCTGGTCGCCCGGGGCTTTCGCACCGGCATCGCGCTGCGGGACCCGTTCGGCCGGCTGCTCGCGATCGGGCTGGCGTCGATCGTCGGCCTCCAGGTGTTCGTGGTGGCCGGCGGGGTGCTCGACCTCATCCCGCTGACCGGGATGACGCTCCCGTTCGTCGCCCAGGGAGGCTCCTCGGTGGTCACCAACTGGATCATCGTCGCGCTGCTGGTGCGGATGAGCGACATCGCCCGCCGCCCGTCCGCCGGGGAGGTCTGA
- a CDS encoding penicillin-binding transpeptidase domain-containing protein, protein MALGRSRGGGPQGRPGISVTGRRAGTFCLLLTVALCVQATRVQVFRADELDHNPANQRLTIERYSQPRGNLLVGADSVTGSEPTGGRYDYKRTYTDGPLYAAVTGYSSQAYGNTQLEGTEDDLLSGTDSRLASWAVWDAVARKQNPGGDVYTTIDRAAQQAAMRGLGGQQGAVAAIEPATGRILALASTPSYDPGSFAGSSAVDQEAWNRLQADADQPMLNRALRQTYPPGSTFKVVTAAAALQHGVVTDPDAPTGAPYPYVLPGTTTPLVNDTPVCDEPGQSLDTAMVHSCNSVLGYLGVQVGLERMVETAADFGFNDPRLDVPVRPARSNFDTRMNESQLALSSIGQFDTAATPLVMAMVAAGVANNGAVMRPQLVDKLTKQDGTTVQLMRPAAYRQAMSPAVAGQVQRLMTDVVENGTGRNARIGGAVVGGKTGTAQHGVDNSGTPYAWFIAWAKPAGSGAVAPVAVAVVIADSDATDVTGGALAAPIARSVMQAVLGR, encoded by the coding sequence ATGGCGCTCGGCCGCTCCCGGGGCGGCGGGCCGCAGGGCCGGCCGGGGATCTCCGTCACCGGCCGCCGCGCGGGCACCTTCTGCCTGCTGCTGACCGTGGCGCTGTGCGTCCAGGCCACCCGGGTCCAGGTGTTCCGGGCCGACGAGCTGGACCACAACCCGGCCAACCAGCGGCTCACCATCGAGCGGTACTCCCAGCCGCGCGGCAACCTGCTGGTCGGCGCCGACAGCGTCACCGGCTCCGAACCCACCGGCGGCCGGTACGACTACAAGCGCACCTACACCGACGGCCCGCTGTACGCCGCCGTCACCGGGTACTCCTCGCAGGCCTACGGGAACACCCAGCTGGAGGGGACGGAGGACGACCTGCTCTCCGGGACGGACAGCCGGCTGGCGAGCTGGGCGGTCTGGGACGCCGTCGCCCGCAAGCAGAACCCCGGCGGGGACGTCTACACGACCATCGACCGGGCCGCCCAGCAGGCCGCGATGCGCGGACTCGGCGGGCAGCAGGGCGCGGTCGCCGCGATCGAGCCCGCCACCGGCCGGATCCTGGCGCTGGCCAGCACCCCCTCGTACGACCCGGGCAGCTTCGCGGGCTCCTCCGCGGTCGACCAGGAGGCCTGGAACCGGCTGCAGGCCGACGCCGACCAGCCGATGCTCAACCGGGCGCTGCGCCAGACCTACCCGCCCGGCTCGACCTTCAAGGTGGTCACCGCCGCGGCCGCGCTGCAGCACGGCGTCGTCACGGACCCGGACGCGCCGACCGGCGCGCCCTACCCGTACGTCCTGCCGGGGACCACGACGCCGCTGGTCAACGACACCCCGGTGTGCGACGAGCCGGGGCAGTCGCTGGACACCGCGATGGTCCACAGCTGCAACAGCGTGCTGGGCTACCTCGGGGTGCAGGTCGGGCTGGAGCGGATGGTGGAGACGGCCGCGGACTTCGGCTTCAACGACCCGAGGCTGGACGTCCCGGTCCGGCCGGCCCGCTCCAACTTCGACACCCGGATGAACGAGTCCCAGCTGGCGCTCTCCTCGATCGGCCAGTTCGACACCGCGGCCACCCCGCTGGTGATGGCGATGGTCGCGGCCGGGGTCGCCAACAACGGCGCCGTGATGCGTCCACAGCTTGTGGACAAGCTGACCAAGCAGGACGGCACCACCGTGCAGCTGATGCGCCCGGCCGCGTACCGGCAGGCGATGAGCCCGGCGGTGGCCGGGCAGGTGCAGCGACTGATGACCGACGTGGTGGAGAACGGCACCGGGCGCAACGCGCGGATCGGCGGGGCGGTGGTCGGGGGGAAGACCGGCACCGCCCAGCACGGGGTGGACAACTCCGGGACGCCCTACGCCTGGTTCATCGCCTGGGCCAAGCCGGCCGGCTCCGGCGCGGTGGCGCCGGTGGCGGTCGCGGTCGTGATCGCGGACAGCGACGCGACCGATGTCACCGGCGGCGCGCTGGCGGCACCGATCGCCCGGTCGGTGATGCAGGCCGTCCTCGGGCGGTGA
- a CDS encoding amino acid permease, translating into MASNALGARLLRRKPVSTLIAESEGRDGLPAGAPEEGGRSGIHLRRTIGLWQLSSIGIGATIGTGIFFVLSTAVPSAGPAVILSFVIAAVTAGLTALCYAEMASAIPVSGSSYSYAYATLGEGVAFAVGICLLMEYGVSASAIAVSWAEYLNKFFDLAFGFKIPEAISGAPDSTHWFNLPALLLVAMVCILLIRGVSESVKVNAAMVGIKILILLLFIGVGLTGFHSGNLTPFMPLGIGGVQVAASSIFFSFIGLDAVSTAGEEVKNPRRTLPMAIIISLVVVTLLYILVALAGIGAQPWEKFDGQEAGLAQILQDITGQSWPAIVFAIGAIISIFSITLVVIYGQTRILYSMGRDGMLPKRFAELSPRTGTPVWNTIVVGLGVGALAAFIPLNVLADITSLGTLIAFSVVSVGVIILRRTQPDLPRGFKVPGYPVVPLVSVGFCIYLITGLHADTFRAGAIALTLAVVVYFGYSMKHSKLEKAARPTDATADNPAG; encoded by the coding sequence TTGGCCAGCAACGCCCTCGGCGCGCGCCTGTTGCGGCGCAAGCCCGTCTCGACCCTGATCGCCGAGAGCGAGGGCCGCGACGGCCTTCCCGCCGGTGCGCCCGAGGAGGGCGGACGCTCCGGTATCCACCTGCGCCGCACGATCGGCCTCTGGCAGCTGTCCTCGATCGGCATCGGCGCCACCATCGGCACCGGCATCTTCTTCGTGCTCAGCACCGCCGTGCCGTCGGCCGGTCCGGCCGTGATCCTCTCCTTCGTGATCGCCGCGGTCACCGCCGGCCTCACCGCGCTCTGCTACGCCGAGATGGCCTCCGCGATCCCGGTCTCGGGCTCCTCGTACTCGTACGCCTACGCCACCCTCGGCGAGGGCGTCGCGTTCGCTGTCGGCATCTGCCTGCTGATGGAGTACGGCGTCTCGGCCTCCGCGATCGCGGTGAGCTGGGCCGAGTACCTCAACAAGTTCTTCGACCTGGCCTTCGGGTTCAAGATCCCCGAGGCGATCTCCGGGGCGCCCGACAGCACCCACTGGTTCAACCTGCCGGCCCTGCTGCTGGTCGCGATGGTCTGCATCCTGCTGATCCGAGGCGTCAGCGAGTCGGTGAAGGTCAACGCGGCCATGGTGGGCATCAAGATCCTCATCCTGCTGCTCTTCATCGGGGTCGGTCTGACCGGCTTCCACTCCGGCAACCTGACCCCGTTCATGCCGCTGGGCATCGGCGGCGTCCAGGTGGCGGCCTCCAGCATCTTCTTCTCGTTCATCGGCCTGGACGCCGTGTCCACCGCCGGTGAGGAGGTCAAGAACCCGCGCCGCACCCTGCCGATGGCGATCATCATCTCGCTGGTCGTGGTCACCCTGCTGTACATCCTGGTGGCGCTGGCCGGCATCGGCGCGCAGCCCTGGGAGAAGTTCGACGGCCAGGAGGCGGGCCTCGCCCAGATCCTCCAGGACATCACCGGCCAGAGCTGGCCTGCCATCGTCTTCGCGATCGGCGCGATCATCTCGATCTTCAGCATCACCCTCGTGGTGATCTACGGCCAGACCCGCATCCTGTACTCGATGGGCCGCGACGGCATGCTGCCCAAGCGCTTCGCCGAGCTCTCGCCGCGCACCGGCACCCCGGTCTGGAACACCATCGTGGTGGGCCTCGGCGTCGGCGCGCTGGCCGCCTTCATCCCGCTGAACGTCCTGGCCGACATCACCAGCCTGGGCACCCTGATCGCCTTCTCGGTGGTCTCGGTCGGCGTGATCATCCTGCGCCGCACCCAGCCCGACCTGCCGCGCGGCTTCAAGGTGCCCGGCTACCCGGTCGTCCCGCTGGTCAGCGTCGGCTTCTGCATCTACCTGATCACCGGCCTGCACGCCGACACGTTCCGGGCCGGAGCGATCGCCCTGACGCTCGCCGTGGTCGTCTACTTCGGCTACAGCATGAAGCACTCCAAGCTGGAGAAGGCGGCGCGGCCGACCGACGCCACGGCCGACAACCCGGCCGGCTGA
- a CDS encoding glycosyltransferase 87 family protein: MVSTRTPGYSRPRGRFTGRGAAPAPPAEAGPPTRRDRPRGTAAPRPFPRQRGDRSTGTPPDRLNPTRLAALRRVQLFGCLVAAGWAAAFPLVSDLPNQRLWGTVAAPAYALAGLFCLVLPRRWAARAAAGVALLGAVLVPLALLALQGRHQSEVMVVERSAHLLLTTGSPYLPHPVVVTDYNPYLPAMTLFGMPRALVGSGNPVAQVVGDARIWFALTFLACLLASWRLLRPSRDRAPLLPLAVLTASPLIALALAVGGVDLPLIGVCCLAMALAERDRTIGAGLVLALACTLKWTAWPALPVAVLLLWRLYGRRPAARAGLTALGTGLLVILPSVLVRADELREQVVRFPLGLTAIQTPAGSPLPGKVLAGFGPTGHTVSLALMTVGGLGVAIWLLARPPVSAIAAADLLAAGLAIAFMLAPAGRFGYLALPAVLVIWPRLAARRWSGSPPVPTGCLLTRPEPALPRG; the protein is encoded by the coding sequence ATGGTGAGCACCCGCACGCCCGGCTACTCCCGCCCGCGCGGCCGCTTCACCGGCCGTGGGGCCGCGCCGGCCCCGCCCGCAGAGGCCGGGCCGCCGACCCGACGAGACCGTCCGCGCGGTACGGCGGCGCCCCGGCCGTTCCCCCGTCAGCGTGGTGACCGGTCCACCGGCACCCCGCCCGATCGGCTGAACCCGACCCGGCTCGCCGCGCTGCGGCGCGTCCAGCTGTTCGGCTGCCTGGTGGCGGCCGGCTGGGCGGCGGCCTTCCCGCTCGTGTCGGACCTGCCCAACCAGCGGCTCTGGGGGACCGTCGCGGCCCCCGCGTACGCCCTCGCCGGGCTGTTCTGCCTGGTCCTGCCGCGCCGGTGGGCGGCCCGTGCGGCCGCCGGGGTCGCCCTCCTGGGCGCCGTCCTGGTGCCGCTGGCGCTGCTGGCGCTGCAGGGGCGCCACCAGTCCGAGGTGATGGTGGTCGAGCGCTCGGCGCACCTGCTGCTCACCACCGGCAGCCCGTACCTGCCGCACCCGGTGGTGGTCACCGACTACAACCCCTACCTGCCGGCGATGACGCTGTTCGGGATGCCGCGTGCCCTGGTGGGCAGCGGCAATCCGGTGGCGCAGGTGGTGGGGGACGCCCGGATCTGGTTCGCGCTGACCTTCCTGGCCTGCCTGCTGGCCAGCTGGCGGCTGCTGCGGCCGTCCCGGGACCGGGCCCCGCTGCTGCCGCTCGCGGTGCTCACCGCCTCGCCGCTGATCGCGCTGGCCCTGGCGGTCGGCGGGGTGGACCTGCCGCTGATCGGGGTCTGCTGCCTGGCCATGGCCCTCGCCGAACGGGACCGCACCATCGGCGCCGGGCTGGTCCTCGCCCTGGCCTGCACCCTGAAGTGGACGGCCTGGCCGGCGCTGCCGGTGGCCGTCCTGCTGCTATGGCGGCTCTACGGGCGGCGCCCGGCGGCCCGGGCCGGACTGACCGCGCTCGGCACCGGCCTGCTGGTGATCCTGCCCTCGGTACTGGTCCGGGCCGACGAGCTGCGCGAACAGGTGGTGCGGTTCCCCCTGGGGCTGACCGCGATCCAGACGCCGGCCGGCAGCCCGCTGCCCGGCAAGGTGCTGGCCGGGTTCGGCCCGACCGGGCACACCGTGTCGCTGGCGCTGATGACGGTGGGCGGGCTGGGGGTGGCGATCTGGCTGCTGGCCCGGCCGCCGGTCTCCGCGATCGCCGCCGCCGACCTGCTGGCGGCGGGGCTGGCGATCGCGTTCATGCTGGCGCCGGCCGGGCGCTTCGGCTACCTGGCGCTGCCGGCCGTCCTGGTGATCTGGCCCCGGCTGGCCGCCCGGCGGTGGAGCGGGAGCCCGCCGGTGCCGACCGGCTGCCTGCTGACCCGGCCGGAGCCGGCGCTGCCCCGGGGCTGA